In Streptococcus sp. SN-1, a single genomic region encodes these proteins:
- a CDS encoding M1 family metallopeptidase, giving the protein MQAVEHFIKQFVPEHYDLFLDLSRETKTFSGKVSITGQAQSDRISLHQKDLEIASVELAGQARPFTVDHENEALHIELAEAGQVEVVIAFSGKITDNMTGIYPSYYTVDGVKKEVLSTQFESHFAREAFPCVDEPEAKATFDLSLRFDQAEGELALSNMPEIDVENRKETGIWKFETTPRMSSYLLAFVAGDLQGVTAKTKNGTLVGVYSTKAHPLSNLDFSLDIAVRSIEFYEDYYGVKYPIPQSLHIALPDFSAGAMENWGLVTYREVYLVVDENSTFASRQQVALVVAHELAHQWFGNLVTMKWWDDLWLNESFANMMEYVCVDAIEPSWNIFEDFQTGGVPHALERDATDGVQSVHVEVKHPDEINTLFDGAIVYAKGSRLMHMLRRWLGDADFAKGLHAYFEKHQYSNTIGRDLWDALGQASGRDVSAFMDSWLEQPGYPVLTVKVENDVLKISQKQFFIGENEDKNRLWVVPLNSNWKGLPDTLETESIEIPGYAALLAENEGALRLNTENTAHYITDYQGDLLDAVLADLVDLDNTSKLQIVQERRLLAEAGHISYADLLPVLDKLAKEESYLVVSAVSEVISALERFIDEGTEAERAFKALVAKLARHNYDRLGFEAKDGESDEDELVRQLAVSMMIRSNDAESSQVASQIFAAHKENLAGLPAAIRSQVLINEMKHHETKDLLALYLDTYTHATDAVFKRQLAAALAYSTDADNIQTLIAAWKDKFVVKPQDLSAWYYQFLAHQATQETAWSWARENWAWIKAALGGDMSFDSFVILPAHVFKTQQRLAEYKEFFEPQLSDLALSRNIGMGIKEIAARVDLINREKAAVEVVVLQYGNA; this is encoded by the coding sequence ATGCAAGCAGTTGAACATTTTATTAAGCAATTTGTTCCTGAACATTATGATTTATTTTTAGACTTGAGTCGTGAGACCAAGACGTTTTCAGGGAAAGTGTCCATCACTGGGCAAGCACAGAGTGACCGCATTTCCCTTCATCAAAAAGACTTGGAAATCGCTTCTGTAGAACTTGCAGGTCAAGCTCGTCCATTTACAGTTGACCATGAAAATGAAGCCCTTCATATTGAACTTGCGGAAGCAGGTCAAGTTGAAGTGGTTATCGCCTTTTCTGGTAAAATCACAGACAACATGACAGGGATTTATCCTTCTTATTACACAGTTGATGGAGTCAAGAAGGAAGTCTTGTCTACTCAGTTCGAGAGCCATTTTGCGCGCGAAGCTTTCCCATGTGTGGATGAGCCAGAAGCCAAAGCAACTTTTGACCTCTCTCTACGTTTTGACCAAGCAGAAGGTGAATTGGCCTTGTCTAATATGCCAGAAATCGATGTTGAAAATCGTAAGGAAACAGGTATCTGGAAGTTTGAGACAACACCTCGCATGTCTTCTTACTTGTTGGCCTTTGTTGCGGGTGATTTGCAAGGTGTGACGGCTAAGACTAAAAACGGTACTCTTGTAGGTGTTTACTCAACGAAAGCCCACCCACTATCTAACCTTGATTTCTCACTGGATATTGCTGTTCGCTCTATCGAGTTTTACGAAGATTACTATGGAGTTAAGTACCCAATCCCTCAATCTCTCCACATCGCCCTTCCTGACTTCTCAGCTGGAGCTATGGAAAACTGGGGTCTTGTGACCTACCGTGAAGTTTACTTGGTTGTGGATGAGAACTCTACCTTTGCCAGCCGTCAACAAGTTGCCCTTGTTGTGGCCCATGAATTGGCTCACCAATGGTTTGGTAACCTCGTAACTATGAAATGGTGGGATGACCTTTGGCTCAATGAAAGCTTTGCCAATATGATGGAATATGTCTGTGTAGATGCCATTGAGCCAAGCTGGAATATCTTTGAAGATTTCCAAACAGGTGGAGTGCCTCACGCTCTTGAACGCGATGCGACTGATGGTGTTCAGTCTGTCCACGTCGAAGTTAAACATCCAGATGAAATTAATACGCTCTTTGACGGAGCTATCGTCTATGCCAAAGGAAGTCGCCTCATGCACATGCTTCGTCGTTGGCTAGGTGATGCCGATTTTGCCAAAGGTTTGCATGCCTACTTTGAAAAACATCAGTACAGCAACACCATTGGTCGTGACCTTTGGGATGCTCTTGGTCAAGCATCTGGCCGTGATGTTTCAGCCTTCATGGATTCTTGGTTGGAACAGCCTGGTTACCCAGTTCTCACTGTTAAAGTTGAAAATGATGTTTTGAAGATTTCACAAAAACAATTCTTCATCGGTGAGAACGAAGATAAGAACCGTCTCTGGGTTGTGCCACTAAACAGCAACTGGAAAGGTTTACCTGATACACTTGAAACTGAAAGTATCGAAATCCCTGGCTACGCAGCTCTTCTTGCTGAAAATGAAGGAGCTCTTCGTCTCAATACTGAAAATACAGCTCACTACATTACAGACTATCAAGGAGACTTGTTAGATGCTGTTCTTGCTGACCTAGTTGATCTTGATAACACAAGCAAATTGCAAATCGTCCAAGAACGTCGTTTGCTTGCTGAAGCAGGGCACATTTCTTATGCTGACTTGCTCCCAGTTCTTGATAAACTTGCTAAGGAAGAATCTTACCTTGTCGTTTCAGCTGTTTCTGAAGTCATTTCTGCCCTTGAGCGCTTTATCGATGAAGGAACAGAAGCTGAAAGAGCCTTCAAAGCATTGGTTGCTAAATTGGCTCGTCACAACTATGACCGTCTTGGTTTTGAAGCTAAAGACGGAGAATCAGATGAGGATGAATTGGTTCGTCAGTTGGCTGTTTCTATGATGATTCGCTCAAATGATGCAGAATCTAGTCAAGTCGCTAGCCAAATCTTCGCAGCTCACAAGGAGAATCTTGCAGGACTTCCAGCAGCTATTCGCTCACAAGTTCTGATCAATGAGATGAAACATCATGAGACAAAAGACTTGTTAGCACTTTATCTTGATACTTATACTCATGCAACAGATGCTGTCTTTAAACGCCAGTTGGCAGCAGCTCTTGCATACAGTACAGATGCGGATAATATCCAAACCTTGATTGCTGCTTGGAAGGACAAATTTGTGGTTAAACCGCAGGACTTGTCTGCTTGGTATTACCAATTCCTAGCTCACCAAGCAACTCAGGAAACAGCTTGGTCTTGGGCGCGTGAAAACTGGGCTTGGATTAAGGCAGCTCTTGGAGGAGATATGAGCTTTGATAGCTTTGTTATCCTTCCTGCGCATGTATTTAAGACTCAGCAACGTTTGGCAGAGTACAAGGAATTTTTTGAGCCACAACTTTCAGACCTTGCTCTTAGCCGTAACATCGGTATGGGAATCAAGGAAATTGCAGCGCGTGTTGACTTGATTAACCGTGAAAAAGCTGCAGTGGAAGTAGTCGTTCTTCAATACGGAAACGCATAA
- a CDS encoding ASCH domain-containing protein, whose product MTPQEMWNAYKEINPSIGDEIDAWAFGVEADLLADLVLRGEKTATASAYDLYALEGESLPQEGTFDIILDSQDQAVCIVEITKVSVEPFNKVSADHAYKEGEGDKTLVYWRQVHEDFFTDCLGEAGLIFTPESKVVLEEFRKVYPL is encoded by the coding sequence ATGACACCGCAAGAAATGTGGAATGCATACAAGGAAATCAATCCTTCGATCGGAGATGAAATAGATGCTTGGGCTTTTGGAGTAGAAGCCGATCTCTTGGCAGATTTAGTCCTAAGAGGCGAAAAGACAGCAACAGCTTCAGCCTATGACCTCTACGCACTAGAAGGCGAGTCTCTTCCGCAAGAAGGTACCTTTGACATCATTTTAGATAGCCAAGATCAGGCTGTCTGTATTGTCGAAATTACAAAGGTTTCTGTTGAACCCTTTAATAAAGTTTCTGCTGACCATGCCTATAAGGAAGGTGAGGGAGATAAGACACTTGTCTATTGGCGCCAGGTTCATGAGGACTTTTTCACAGACTGTTTGGGTGAAGCAGGATTGATTTTTACACCTGAAAGTAAGGTTGTTTTAGAAGAATTTCGCAAGGTCTACCCCCTGTAG
- a CDS encoding putative PEP-binding protein, whose translation MKNQLALSGEKILEKVYPQVFHHIGMIRGEYLLRELNQNILLPSCQQFVKDYLDTICSLYSDEEVWYRFTELTNTEANCLEGTKEYFDENHPLFGYRGTRRLLACPDEFQAEAHVVTEVYQTNPNLSVIFPFVNDADQLKQAITVLHQQGFTGKIATMIELPSAYFDLDRILETGISKIVVGMNDLTSFVFATVRNSQWHDKESPIMLDMLRQMQDKARKNKIDFAVAGYLNTSFIQKMNQMGIECILHYSSIPEIFNLEIDHPDHLKHIKEESKKLQRSTHDTARNVECIQGNQSFDRR comes from the coding sequence ATGAAAAACCAACTTGCTCTTAGTGGAGAAAAAATTCTTGAAAAAGTTTATCCTCAAGTATTTCACCACATTGGAATGATTCGTGGGGAATACTTGTTGAGAGAGCTCAACCAAAACATACTATTACCAAGTTGCCAGCAATTTGTAAAAGATTATCTAGACACTATTTGCTCCTTGTACTCAGATGAAGAAGTTTGGTATCGTTTTACTGAATTAACGAATACAGAAGCCAATTGTTTAGAGGGGACTAAAGAGTATTTTGATGAAAATCATCCCTTATTTGGATATAGAGGAACTAGGCGTTTGCTGGCGTGTCCGGATGAATTTCAGGCTGAAGCACATGTCGTTACAGAAGTTTATCAAACCAATCCCAATCTATCTGTTATCTTTCCTTTTGTCAATGATGCCGACCAATTAAAACAAGCTATTACAGTATTGCATCAGCAGGGTTTTACTGGGAAAATTGCCACGATGATTGAATTACCGTCAGCGTATTTTGACTTGGATAGGATACTGGAAACGGGCATTTCAAAGATTGTAGTTGGAATGAATGATTTGACTTCTTTTGTTTTTGCCACTGTGAGAAACAGTCAATGGCATGATAAGGAAAGTCCAATAATGTTAGATATGTTGAGACAGATGCAGGATAAAGCAAGGAAGAATAAGATTGATTTTGCTGTAGCAGGCTATCTGAATACTTCTTTCATACAAAAAATGAATCAGATGGGTATTGAATGCATTCTCCATTACAGCTCTATTCCGGAGATTTTTAATTTAGAAATTGACCACCCAGATCATCTTAAACACATAAAAGAAGAAAGTAAAAAATTACAAAGGAGCACCCATGACACCGCAAGAAATGTGGAATGCATACAAGGAAATCAATCCTTCGATCGGAGATGA
- a CDS encoding 3-oxoacyl-ACP reductase, which translates to MTKRVLITGVSSGIGLAQARLFLENGFQVYGVDQGEDPLLDGDFYFLQRDLTLDLEPVFDWCPQVDVLCNTAGVLDDYKPLLEQSAQEIQEIFEINYVTPVELTRYYLTQMLDNKKGTIINMCSIASSLAGGGGHAYTSSKHALAGFTKQLALDYAEAGIQVFGIAPGAVKTGMTAADFEPGGLADWVASETPIKRWIEPEEVAEISLFLASRKASAMQGQILTIDGGWSLK; encoded by the coding sequence ATGACTAAACGTGTACTCATTACAGGAGTGAGTTCTGGTATTGGACTAGCTCAGGCTCGACTCTTTTTAGAGAATGGCTTTCAAGTTTATGGAGTGGACCAAGGTGAAGATCCACTCTTAGATGGTGATTTCTACTTTTTACAGAGAGATTTGACCTTGGACTTGGAACCTGTTTTTGATTGGTGTCCTCAGGTGGATGTTTTGTGCAATACTGCTGGAGTTTTGGATGATTATAAACCACTTTTAGAACAATCAGCTCAGGAAATTCAAGAGATTTTTGAAATAAACTACGTGACTCCAGTTGAGTTGACTCGGTATTATTTGACGCAAATGCTGGATAATAAAAAAGGGACCATTATCAATATGTGTTCCATCGCTTCTAGCTTAGCAGGCGGTGGTGGACACGCCTATACTTCCTCTAAGCATGCCTTGGCTGGATTTACCAAGCAGTTGGCTCTAGACTATGCTGAAGCTGGGATTCAGGTCTTTGGTATCGCTCCAGGAGCAGTCAAGACGGGTATGACTGCTGCCGACTTTGAACCAGGTGGTTTAGCGGACTGGGTGGCTAGTGAAACTCCAATCAAACGCTGGATTGAGCCAGAGGAAGTAGCAGAGATCAGCCTTTTCTTAGCAAGTAGAAAAGCAAGCGCCATGCAAGGACAAATCTTGACAATAGATGGTGGCTGGTCTTTGAAGTAG
- a CDS encoding DUF2829 domain-containing protein encodes MTFEEILPGLKSKKKYVRTGWGGAENYVQLFDTIEQKGVALEVTPYFLINVSGEGEGFSMWSPTPCDVLATDWVEVHD; translated from the coding sequence ATGACATTTGAAGAAATACTGCCTGGGTTAAAGTCTAAGAAAAAATATGTACGTACTGGTTGGGGAGGTGCTGAAAACTATGTCCAACTTTTTGACACCATTGAACAAAAAGGGGTTGCACTTGAAGTGACGCCCTATTTCCTAATCAACGTGTCTGGAGAAGGAGAAGGTTTTTCCATGTGGAGCCCGACACCTTGTGATGTTTTGGCGACGGATTGGGTAGAAGTGCATGACTAA
- a CDS encoding site-specific integrase, whose product MQITEVKKKNGTTVYRANVYLGVDQVTGKKAKTSVTGRTRKEAKQKAKHAQDDFISNGCTVTKVVPVKNYKELADLWLDSYQLTVKPQTFLDTKRMLYNHLIPVFGTLKLTKLSVSYIQSFINDLSTQLVHYAVVHSINRRVLQYGVSLQLLPFNPARDIILPKQPKRENTAIKFIASDNLKDLLVHMEKLAFRKYSYYLDYVLYSVLLATGCRFGEVVALEWSDIDLENGTISINKNYSRLLKLIGTPKSKAGVRTISIDKKTVNMLRLYKNRQRQLYLQSGARASSVVFATPTREYQNLATRQEALDRRCAEISIPRFTFHAFRHTHASLLLNAGISYKELQYRLGHATLAMTMDIYSHLSTDKEKEAVSYFEKAMNSL is encoded by the coding sequence ATGCAAATAACTGAAGTCAAAAAGAAAAACGGTACAACGGTGTACCGTGCTAACGTATATCTAGGAGTTGACCAGGTAACAGGGAAGAAAGCTAAAACAAGTGTAACGGGTAGGACAAGAAAAGAGGCCAAGCAGAAAGCAAAGCACGCGCAAGATGATTTTATATCAAACGGTTGTACAGTGACCAAAGTAGTACCTGTAAAGAATTATAAAGAGTTAGCTGATCTATGGCTAGACAGTTACCAGCTTACAGTAAAACCTCAGACTTTTTTAGACACTAAGAGGATGCTCTACAATCATCTTATACCTGTCTTTGGTACTCTGAAACTGACCAAGCTATCTGTTAGCTATATACAAAGCTTTATCAATGATTTATCGACTCAGCTAGTTCACTATGCCGTGGTTCATTCAATAAATAGGCGTGTCTTACAGTATGGGGTATCTCTCCAGCTCTTGCCATTCAATCCAGCTAGAGACATTATTCTTCCTAAACAGCCTAAACGTGAGAATACAGCAATCAAGTTCATAGCTTCAGACAATTTAAAGGATCTGTTGGTCCATATGGAAAAACTGGCATTTAGGAAATATAGCTATTATCTTGATTATGTTCTGTATAGCGTCTTACTTGCTACTGGGTGCCGTTTCGGTGAAGTAGTAGCCCTGGAATGGTCTGATATTGACTTAGAGAATGGAACTATAAGCATTAACAAGAATTACAGTAGATTATTAAAGTTAATAGGTACACCGAAAAGCAAAGCAGGAGTTAGGACAATCAGCATAGACAAGAAAACAGTCAACATGCTACGTCTATACAAGAATAGGCAACGCCAATTATATTTGCAGTCTGGGGCGCGTGCTTCGTCTGTGGTGTTTGCAACACCTACGAGAGAGTACCAGAATCTGGCAACCAGACAGGAGGCTTTAGATCGACGGTGTGCTGAGATTTCTATTCCTCGCTTTACTTTTCACGCTTTCCGCCATACTCACGCTAGTTTATTGCTAAATGCTGGTATCAGCTATAAAGAATTACAATACCGTTTAGGTCATGCTACTTTAGCTATGACCATGGATATATACAGCCACCTATCTACGGATAAAGAAAAAGAGGCGGTTTCATATTTTGAAAAAGCCATGAATAGCTTGTAA
- a CDS encoding PGDYG domain-containing protein: MVKVRKMPVVVDAVQTDIEMYIETLEGVMKASPGDWIITGVNGEKYPVKPDIFQKTYEILK; the protein is encoded by the coding sequence ATGGTTAAAGTTCGTAAGATGCCTGTAGTAGTAGATGCAGTTCAAACTGACATAGAAATGTATATTGAAACTTTAGAAGGTGTCATGAAGGCTTCTCCTGGCGATTGGATTATCACTGGTGTTAACGGAGAGAAATATCCAGTTAAGCCAGATATTTTTCAAAAAACTTATGAGATTTTAAAGTAA
- a CDS encoding TIR domain-containing protein, translating to MADKVFVSYRADDEGTKHKNLLVAWSANDYFFPEIKFHDTSIGTSINSVNANYIKSVIKDRIKESDILLCLVGGNTGSSDWVNWEIETAYSMNKKIVAVKINRHYDTPISLYGKGAKWAMDFSKSAIVKALL from the coding sequence ATGGCAGATAAAGTTTTTGTAAGTTACAGGGCAGACGACGAAGGAACTAAGCACAAGAATCTTCTAGTTGCGTGGTCTGCAAATGATTATTTTTTTCCAGAAATTAAATTTCATGATACCTCTATCGGAACTTCTATCAATTCGGTTAATGCAAACTATATCAAATCAGTAATAAAAGACCGAATAAAAGAATCAGATATCTTGTTATGTCTTGTTGGAGGAAATACTGGAAGCTCAGACTGGGTTAATTGGGAAATCGAAACCGCCTATAGCATGAATAAAAAAATCGTAGCCGTTAAAATAAACCGTCACTACGATACACCTATTTCTTTATATGGCAAGGGAGCTAAATGGGCTATGGATTTTTCGAAAAGTGCAATCGTAAAAGCCTTACTTTAA
- a CDS encoding DUF4231 domain-containing protein, which translates to MEPAEYLKSRLDNQIDWYDTKSKYHQHRFKILKYIEVSMGFLIPLIAIAKPIHFEFFSAACAGIMLLCESFISISKHHDNWIDYRRTTESLKHEKYMFLTGTGVYKNEKDDFALLVERCETIISSENINWANLQTDTTQRKE; encoded by the coding sequence ATGGAACCTGCTGAATATCTAAAATCTAGACTGGATAATCAAATTGATTGGTATGATACAAAAAGCAAGTATCATCAACACCGATTTAAGATTCTAAAATACATAGAGGTATCAATGGGATTCTTAATACCATTGATAGCAATCGCTAAGCCGATTCACTTTGAATTTTTTTCTGCTGCTTGCGCAGGGATTATGCTACTTTGCGAAAGTTTTATATCAATTTCAAAACACCACGATAATTGGATTGATTACCGCAGAACCACAGAATCTTTAAAGCATGAAAAATATATGTTCTTAACAGGAACAGGTGTATATAAAAACGAAAAAGATGATTTCGCACTACTTGTTGAGCGTTGCGAAACCATCATATCTAGCGAAAATATAAACTGGGCTAATCTTCAAACAGATACAACCCAAAGAAAGGAATAG
- a CDS encoding helix-turn-helix transcriptional regulator, with protein sequence MNDIEDKKIIGSRIKSIRQEKGMTLEEFGKLFGAGKGLVSRWENGLSIPNPERLKSIAKIGDMTVSQLLHGERGGSHYNWEAVEELFKKIFNGASIDKPALQRTQAVVDKAFFLNFGIEDIVNIYLFQKNTSKPLESLEDLQDYFEKTVDGLSTYLEGSTGTELMDLEMQIAFLNSYAYKIKKYLETGEWASDIISNLKEKSRKIRKDD encoded by the coding sequence ATGAATGATATTGAAGATAAAAAAATAATTGGATCTCGTATAAAATCCATACGGCAAGAAAAAGGGATGACTTTAGAGGAGTTCGGGAAGCTCTTTGGAGCAGGAAAAGGTCTAGTTTCTCGATGGGAAAACGGGCTTTCTATCCCGAATCCTGAGCGTCTAAAGTCTATAGCTAAGATTGGAGATATGACTGTAAGTCAATTATTACATGGGGAACGCGGAGGAAGTCATTATAACTGGGAAGCTGTAGAAGAACTTTTTAAAAAAATTTTTAATGGTGCCTCTATTGATAAACCAGCCTTACAAAGAACTCAAGCAGTTGTTGACAAGGCTTTCTTCTTAAATTTTGGTATAGAAGATATAGTTAATATCTATTTGTTCCAAAAAAATACCTCTAAACCTTTGGAAAGTCTTGAAGACTTGCAAGATTATTTTGAGAAAACAGTGGATGGATTATCAACTTATTTAGAAGGATCTACTGGTACAGAATTAATGGATTTAGAAATGCAGATAGCATTTTTAAACAGTTATGCATATAAAATCAAAAAGTACCTTGAAACCGGTGAATGGGCTTCTGATATCATTTCTAATCTTAAGGAAAAATCTAGAAAAATAAGAAAAGATGATTAG
- a CDS encoding helix-turn-helix transcriptional regulator — protein MYKPNKVRGYRNMLGMTQKQMGEALGISKQSYMNKEKGYVTFKDSEKLVFKNLLLSLFPDIKLEDIFF, from the coding sequence ATGTACAAACCTAATAAGGTCAGAGGTTATCGCAACATGTTAGGAATGACCCAAAAACAAATGGGTGAAGCACTTGGAATTAGCAAGCAAAGTTATATGAACAAGGAAAAAGGATATGTGACTTTTAAAGATTCTGAAAAACTAGTTTTTAAAAATCTACTGTTATCATTGTTCCCCGACATAAAACTTGAAGATATATTTTTTTAG
- a CDS encoding DNA-binding protein, with amino-acid sequence MSLTMNDKRVLRLIKVGAENSITGAEISLITKLAERTVQDIISRLITRYGVPIAGVRHGAFRGYFIPANKEELLDGAKAFYNQVQEEQKRLTVLLNADLESYKQLLKGADEHVQFKQRK; translated from the coding sequence ATGAGTCTAACAATGAATGACAAGCGAGTATTAAGACTAATCAAGGTAGGGGCTGAAAACTCCATAACAGGGGCAGAAATCAGCCTAATCACCAAACTAGCAGAAAGAACCGTCCAGGATATTATCAGCCGTCTGATCACGCGCTACGGTGTTCCTATCGCTGGGGTACGTCACGGAGCTTTTAGAGGCTACTTTATACCAGCTAACAAAGAGGAGCTACTGGATGGAGCAAAGGCATTCTATAACCAGGTACAGGAAGAACAGAAACGCCTAACCGTCCTTTTAAATGCCGATTTAGAGAGTTACAAGCAACTGTTGAAGGGAGCTGATGAACATGTTCAGTTTAAGCAAAGAAAGTGA
- a CDS encoding MerR family transcriptional regulator, producing the protein MFSLSKESENSLKRGILKLVENFLKDYLKPKQRITGLMTPKQLKEELEIDYNTLKRWERAGLKRFTPPIEDTRKVFYRIDDILIFLGADKES; encoded by the coding sequence ATGTTCAGTTTAAGCAAAGAAAGTGAAAACAGTCTAAAACGTGGCATCTTAAAACTGGTAGAAAACTTTCTAAAAGACTATTTAAAGCCTAAACAACGTATAACAGGGCTAATGACACCTAAACAACTCAAGGAAGAGTTAGAGATAGACTACAATACCTTAAAACGTTGGGAACGTGCAGGGCTCAAAAGGTTCACTCCTCCTATCGAGGATACACGCAAAGTCTTTTATAGAATCGATGATATTCTAATATTTCTAGGAGCTGATAAAGAATCATAA
- a CDS encoding DnaD domain protein: protein MARTKIYFWLKIDKKFFDNIFIKRLKAVPGGYTMTVIYIRLMLESLESDCILYYEGYFDNLKEELALKLDVSEDDIDMTMAYFTKCGLIQIDEDKNAELPQAKALVQQETNQAAYMREYRKQQREQKENLTMLSKGLTLSTTCKTEIEIEIEKEKEKELEEEIEKKTSSAPTAEISNYYQKRIGVMDGQQYQILTDYLTLDGIELEVIKTAIDKAADNGKRSFSYINSILKNWRQNGIRTMVQVEDEQRLFQQKKQGKSDDDIQDPFIY, encoded by the coding sequence GTGGCAAGAACAAAAATATATTTTTGGCTAAAAATTGATAAGAAATTTTTTGATAATATTTTTATCAAGAGACTAAAGGCTGTACCGGGTGGGTACACCATGACAGTTATTTATATTAGGCTCATGCTAGAGAGCTTAGAGAGTGACTGTATTTTATACTACGAGGGCTACTTTGATAATCTTAAGGAAGAGTTAGCCCTAAAATTAGATGTATCAGAAGATGATATAGATATGACCATGGCATACTTTACAAAATGCGGTTTAATACAGATTGACGAAGATAAAAACGCAGAACTACCCCAGGCTAAAGCCCTGGTACAGCAGGAAACCAACCAAGCAGCATACATGCGAGAATATCGGAAACAGCAACGAGAACAAAAGGAAAATCTTACAATGTTATCTAAAGGTTTAACATTGTCAACTACATGTAAGACAGAGATAGAGATAGAGATAGAGAAAGAGAAAGAGAAAGAGTTAGAAGAAGAGATAGAGAAAAAAACTTCTTCTGCTCCTACTGCTGAAATCTCTAACTATTACCAAAAGCGTATAGGGGTTATGGATGGGCAACAATATCAAATACTGACTGACTATCTCACTCTCGACGGTATAGAGCTAGAGGTTATCAAGACTGCCATAGACAAGGCTGCAGATAACGGCAAGCGATCTTTTAGCTATATCAATTCAATACTCAAGAACTGGCGACAGAATGGTATTAGAACCATGGTACAAGTCGAAGATGAACAGAGACTGTTTCAGCAAAAGAAACAAGGAAAGTCTGATGACGATATTCAAGACCCGTTTATCTACTGA
- a CDS encoding ATP-binding protein, producing MELLNTDQLNEKIKVTDKLCPTHQINLVQFKKPDGYTSPYCMECTRENIKQTELEGIEKALGHDLDSSTYDVLVRESTVSNELREASFSTFKAETKEEHEAKEFAIKQAKQYLNGMTGNTLIMGKPGTGKSHLCYSMAKAINEGYKVKNDPKSVLFVSIAEIVTRIQSGWQYRQSDFTEYDALKLLTEVDYLFIDDLGTESVMNSRKDEANNWVQTFLFKIFDRRETTIINTNHNGKELARIYNDKLVSRIGKRSEGNVYNMTDIKDKRMKRNF from the coding sequence ATGGAATTACTGAATACAGACCAGCTTAATGAAAAAATAAAGGTGACTGATAAGCTTTGTCCAACTCATCAGATTAACCTGGTACAATTCAAAAAGCCAGATGGTTATACATCACCCTACTGCATGGAATGTACTAGGGAGAACATTAAACAGACGGAGCTAGAGGGCATAGAAAAAGCCCTAGGGCATGATCTGGACTCTTCAACCTATGATGTGCTAGTGCGTGAAAGTACGGTGTCAAATGAGCTGAGAGAGGCCTCTTTTAGCACTTTCAAAGCCGAGACAAAAGAGGAACACGAGGCCAAGGAGTTTGCTATCAAGCAAGCTAAGCAGTACCTAAATGGCATGACAGGAAACACGCTGATTATGGGCAAACCAGGCACTGGTAAAAGTCATTTATGCTATTCCATGGCCAAAGCCATCAACGAGGGTTATAAGGTTAAGAATGACCCTAAGAGCGTCCTCTTTGTCAGCATTGCTGAAATCGTCACGCGCATTCAGTCAGGTTGGCAGTATAGGCAGAGTGATTTTACAGAGTATGACGCCTTGAAGCTGCTGACTGAGGTTGACTATCTCTTTATTGACGATTTAGGTACAGAAAGCGTTATGAATAGCCGAAAAGATGAGGCTAATAACTGGGTACAGACCTTTCTTTTCAAGATTTTTGATAGGCGGGAAACAACTATCATCAATACCAACCACAACGGAAAAGAGTTGGCCAGAATTTATAATGACAAGCTAGTCAGTCGAATTGGCAAACGGTCAGAGGGGAATGTATACAACATGACAGACATCAAAGACAAGAGGATGAAGCGTAATTTTTAA